From a single Nicotiana tomentosiformis chromosome 2, ASM39032v3, whole genome shotgun sequence genomic region:
- the LOC104107007 gene encoding nuclear transcription factor Y subunit A-10 encodes MTMHTIFTKGNETATWWGTTEFTTSSESQSSDSKSSEKAEKLSNVLDGVSTKSSNMDYQGHFEPLIYAKYPYGEKCLGLFSTYGSQVSGRIMLPLNLTSDEGPIFVNAKQYHGILRRRKFRAKEMENKLLKPRKPFLHLSRHLHAMRRPRGGGGRFLNTRKMNGSINDDTNGTTKTSNRKSQPTGSQNSEVLQSDHIGNFNSPKETTSRMSCNSSEVTSFYSRGNLDTYPVNNPRPSVQAFFDMMNTGHDIPMGSKWGSAAADSCCNLNI; translated from the exons ATGACCATGCATACAATATTTACCAAAGGGAATGAAACTGCAACTTGGTGGGGCACTACTGAATTCACTACTTCCTCTG AATCTCAATCAAGTGATTCCAAATCTTCAGAAAAGGCAGAAAAGCTTTCAAATGTTCTGGATGGTGTTTCAACTAAATCATCTAATATGGACTATCAAGGTCACTTTGAGCCCCTG ATTTATGCAAAGTATCCTTATGGAGAGAAGTGCCTTGGGTTATTCTCAACTTATGGTTCTCAAGTTTCG GGCCGTATTATGCTACCACTGAATTTGACCTCTGATGAAGGCCCCATATTTGTCAATGCAAAGCAGTATCATGGGATACTGAGGCGTAGAAAGTTTCGTGCAAAGGAAATGGAGAATAAATTGCTTAAACCGCGCAAG CCGTTCTTGCACCTCTCACGCCATCTCCATGCCATGCGCCGACCTAGGGGAGGTGGTGGTCGCTTCTTGAACACAAGGAAGATGAATGGAAGTATCAATGATGATACAAATGGTACAACCAAGACTAGTAACAGGAAATCTCAACCCACTGGATCACAGAATTCTGAAGTTCTGCAGTCTGATCATATAGGCAATTTTAACTCGCCAAAGGAAACAACAAGCAGAATGTCCTGTAATTCATCAGAGGTTACTAGCTTCTACTCCAGGGGAAATCTTGATACTTATCCAGTTAACAATCCTAGGCCATCAGTTCAGGCTTTTTTTGATATGATGAATACTGGCCATGATATTCCCATGGGCAGTAAGTGGGGTTCTGCAGCAGCAGATAGTTGCTGCAACCTCAACATTTGA